A window of the Lolium perenne isolate Kyuss_39 chromosome 7, Kyuss_2.0, whole genome shotgun sequence genome harbors these coding sequences:
- the LOC127311832 gene encoding 3'-5' exonuclease-like, translating into MTTARYNVRFGSAVIDTTVTSDTAAADEWVRSVRASNADGRGLIVGLDCEWKPNYHSWTTSKVAILQLCVGNTCLVLQMFYASRVPAAIRAFLGDPTVRCVGIGVGEDVAKLADDYGLVCAAPVDLEARCNRHLGIGGGLGRTRLGLKGYAREVLGLTMEKPRHVTMSNWEKRQLDVAQVQYACIDAYVSYKLGERLLDN; encoded by the coding sequence ATGACCACGGCAAGGTACAACGTTCGCTTCGGCTCCGCCGTGATCGATACCACGGTCACCAGCGACACCGCGGCTGCCGACGAGTGGGTCCGCAGCGTGCGGGCCTCCAACGCCGACGGCCGCGGCCTCATCGTGGGGCTCGACTGCGAGTGGAAGCCCAACTACCACTCGTGGACGACCTCGAAGGTGGCCATCCTCCAGCTCTGCGTCGGCAACACCTGCCTCGTCCTCCAGATGTTCTACGCCAGCCGCGTCCCCGCGGCCATCAGGGCCTTCCTCGGCGACCCCACGGTGCGGTGCGTCGGCATCGGCGTCGGCGAGGACGTTGCCAAGCTCGCGGACGACTACGGCCTCGTCTGCGCGGCGCCCGTAGACCTGGAGGCCCGCTGCAACCGGCACCTCGGCATCGGCGGCGGCCTCGGCAGGACCAGGCTGGGGCTCAAGGGCTACGCCAGGGAGGTGCTTGGGCTCACCATGGAGAAGCCGCGCCACGTCACCATGAGCAACTGGGAGAAGCGCCAGCTTGACGTGGCGCAGGTGCAGTACGCTTGCATCGACGCCTACGTCTCCTACAAGCTGGGCGAGCGTCTCCTCGACAACTGA
- the LOC127311830 gene encoding ABC transporter G family member 26 → MEISSDERVELSIVEHLPPPPSSHNNGGTSGVEVAMEEDHLWPTKDGPLPIFLKFENVEYKVKLSPNNPLTAAKVAFASHMRADHGSSSSCKHILKGIGGSVDPGEILALMGPSGSGKTTLLKILGGRLGGSIKGQITYNDTPYSPCLKRRIGFVTQDDVLFPQLTVEETLVFAAFLRLPARMSKQQKRDRVDAIISELNLERCRHTKIGGAFVRGVSGGERKRTSIGYEILVDPSLLLLDEPTSGLDSTSASKLIVILQRLAKSSTRRTIITTIHQPSSRMFHLFDKLLLISEGHAIYHGKARDCMHHFSSLGFTPEIPMNPAEFLLDLATGNLEDISVPELLRDGSPAPQEFRSRVVSYLQLKYKEEAKLQKVAARRPGEQLKLAIRMRKDRSINWFQQFLVLSRRTFRERAADYLDKMRLAQAVGVALLLGLLWWKSKTGNEAQLRDQVGLIFYICIFWTSSSLFGSVYVFPFEKLYLVKERKADMYRLSAYYASSTLCDAVPHVVYPVLFMGILYFMADLRRTVPCFFLTLLATLLIVFTSQGTGELLGAAILSVKRAGVMASLVLMLFLLTGGYYVQHIPKFIRWLRYVSFMHYGFNLLLKAQYHGHLTYNCGSRTGCQRLQSSPSFDTVDLDGGMREVWILLAMAVAYRLLAYFCLLKRISLMPL, encoded by the exons ATGGAGATCAGCAGTGATGAGAGAGTGGAGCTATCCATTGTGGAACACCTCCCCCCTCCTCCTTCCTCCCATAACAATGGAGGCACCAGCGGTGTGGAGGTTGCCATGGAGGAGGATCATCTATGGCCAACCAAAGATGGCCCTCTTCCTATATTCCTTAAG TTTGAGAATGTGGAGTACAAGGTGAAGCTTAGCCCCAATAACCCCCTGACAGCTGCAAAGGTGGCCTTTGCATCTCACATGAGGGCGGATcatggcagcagcagcagctgcaaGCACATCCTCAAGGGCATAGGTGGCAGCGTTGACCCTGGTGAGATCCTTGCACTGATGGGCCCTTCTGGCAGTGGCAAGACTACATTGCTCAAGATACTCGGTGGCAGGCTTGGTGGCAGCATCAAGGGCCAGATCACCTACAACGACACACCCTACAGCCCCTGCCTCAAGAGGAG GATTGGATTTGTGACTCAGGACGACGTTCTGTTCCCTCAGCTGACGGTGGAGGAGACGCTGGTGTTCGCCGCCTTCCTGCGGCTGCCGGCGCGCATGTCCAAGCAGCAGAAGCGCGACAGGGTGGACGCCATCATCTCGGAGCTGAACCTGGAGCGGTGCCGGCATACCAAGATCGGCGGCGCGTTCGTGCGCGGGGTGTCGGGCGGCGAGAGGAAGCGAACAAGCATCGGGTACGAAATCCTAGTGGACCCGTCGCTGCTGCTCCTGGACGAGCCCACGTCGGGGCTGGACTCCACGTCGGCGAGCAAGCTGATCGTGATCCTCCAGCGGCTGGCCAAGTCGTCGACGCGGCGGACCATCATCACCACTATCCACCAGCCGTCGAGCCGGATGTTCCACCTGTTCGACAAGCTGCTGCTCATCTCGGAGGGCCACGCCATCTACCACGGCAAGGCCAGGGACTGCATGCACCACTTCTCCTCGCTTGGGTTCACGCCGGAGATCCCCATGAACCCGGCCGAGTTCCTGCTGGACCTCGCCACGGGCAACCTCGAGGACATTAGCGTGCCCGAGCTGCTCCGGGACGGCTCGCCGGCGCCGCAGGAATTCAGGTCCCGCGTCGTGTCCTACCTCCAGCTCAAGTACAAGGAGGAGGCGAAGCTGCAGAAGGTGGCGGCGAGGCGGCCCGGGGAGCAGCTGAAGCTGGCGATCCGGATGCGCAAGGACCGGAGCATCAACTGGTTCCAGCAGTTCTTGGTGCTGTCGCGGCGCACGTTCCGGGAGCGCGCCGCCGACTACCTGGACAAGATGCGGCTAGCGCAGGCCGTCGGCGTGGCGCTGCTGCTGGGGCTCTTGTGGTGGAAGTCCAAGACCGGGAACGAGGCGCAGCTGAGGGACCAGGTGGGGCTCATCTTCTACATCTGCATCTTTTGGACATCGTCGTCGCTGTTCGGGTCCGTCTACGTGTTCCCCTTCGAGAAGCTCTACCTGGTGAAGGAGCGCAAGGCGGACATGTACCGCCTCAGCGCCTACTACGCCAGCAGCACCCTCTGCGACGCCGTACCGCACGTCGTGTACCCGGTCCTCTTCATGGGCATCCTCTACTTCATGGCGGATCTACGGCGCACCGTCCCCTGCTTCTTCCTCACACTCCTCGCCACcctcctcatcgtcttcaccAGCCAG GGGACGGGTGAGCTGCTGGGGGCGGCGATTCTCAGCGTGAAGAGGGCGGGGGTGATGGCGTCGCTGGTGCTGATGCTGTTCCTGCTCACCGGAGGGTACTACGTGCAGCACATACCCAAATTCATCCGGTGGCTGAGGTACGTGTCGTTCATGCACTACGGCTTCAACCTGCTGCTCAAGGCGCAGTACCACGGCCACCTGACCTACAACTGCGGGAGCCGGACGGGATGCCAGCGGCTGCAGTCGTCGCCGTCCTTCGACACCGTCGACCTCGACGGCGGTATGCGGGAAGTATGGATCCTGCTCGCCATGGCCGTCGCGTACCGCCTTCTTGCCTACTTCTGCCTCCTCAAGAGGATCAGCCTCATGCCCTTGTGA